In Hydractinia symbiolongicarpus strain clone_291-10 chromosome 13, HSymV2.1, whole genome shotgun sequence, a single genomic region encodes these proteins:
- the LOC130623099 gene encoding uncharacterized protein LOC130623099, translating to MSNPEELDTRIQQLVEDTLQRHQEQTLAAATSVAETIASRFLDSQQSKIDKALESQKKLASVNLKGKGNQHQFNFCQNAMDKFDKAADSLADKDIEKAQKLLSEGKTLVEKRIKLIKLADREDWATVNEYLSDDLASDSEDEKLINRAIRSANAKSEKRRKLKQRTFPQRMNFDRSRPASQFQTFFGPRYSGTRESPRLSENIVCWGCEHSVVRKLQQNLRFWQDELDTSPFVLNYYFSTFDLKHGYHHIPIHEHDRNYLGFSWTFPDNTVKYYQFLVLPFGLASACYVFTKLTRPLLTKWRKDGIRCTMYLDDGIFGSKLLETTKKHSAIIQNDLARAGLTINLEKSKFEPRKTGKWLGFNIDTRTSKFYVPSEKLSKLFSLVKLPLNSDRASAKFISKIAGRIISMTLAIGPLTRLFTRHMYRFIESRITWQKLETDSGYGGYVVQRLEDIIARGNFTAEERRTSSTYRELLAVKLILQAVGPRVKNESVQWFSDNVNVTRIIEVGSRRPHLQKLALEIFDASMIYNIKLQSSWIPREANNKADFLSKIIDSDNWGIDYESFNYIQQKFGIFTVDRFADDINKKINNFNSKYFCPNSRGVNAFTYNWFGDFNWLCPPISLVSDVLNHLKLCNGRGVLLVPMWQSSYFWPLLTPNGIYFYEFVKDYLLLDPYFYNYTANHINVGIWEKLDAIQNTALKSKAANLPQLLQAAYAKETIIKYKRAWQKWVDWSSKYTEVNHCPADPFFVCIYFNDLVMEGCSISTIISAPCGIRWGHINAGFSSPTDHSIVKLAFAGAKRLVGKTCNKKEPFTVDIIKEIIAYYGESSNFMHMRFIMLCVLGFAGFFRIGELLALKVKDLEGKPDSFEISVKKSKTDQLREGHIVYIAHTGNSTCPVTWLRKYLCMTNLKFQPDSYLICRLAKTKTGHNVLGHLSISYESARKTFHEYLNTIQKVPENFGLHSLRSGGGSAAANNGVTDRMISKHGRWSSSSSRDGYIKDSKSQRLSVSKDLGL from the exons ATGTCGAATCCTGAAGAACTCGATACACGTATCCAACAGCTGGTGGAAGATACACTTCAACGTCACCAAGAGCAAACATTGGCAGCTGCTACCTCTGTTGCTGAAACAATTGCTTCACGTTTCTTAGACAGCCAACAGTCAAAGATTGATAAAGCGTTGGAATCTCAAAAGAAATTGGCCAGCGTCAATCTAAAAGGCAAAGGAAATCAACACCAATTTAACTTTTGCCAAAACGCTATGGACAAATTCGACAAGGCAGCGGACAGTTTGGCGGATAAGGACATcgaaaaagcgcaaaaattgtTGTCTGAAGGTAAGACCTTAGTTGAGAAACGTATTAAACTCATTAAGTTGGCAGACAGAGAAGATTGGGCAACGGTTAATGAATATTTAAGTGACGACTTAGCGTCTGATTCAGAAGACGAAAAACTTATAAATCGAGCAATCCGTTCAGCCAATGCTAAAAGCGAAAAGCGTAGGAAATTAAAGCAACGCACTTTTCCCCAACGAATGAACTTTGATCGTAGTAGACCAGCATCCCAATTTCAAACGTTTTTTGGCCCAAGGTATTCTGGAACAAGAGAAAGTCCTCGCCTAAGCGAAAACATTGTATGCTGGGGCTGTG aacATTCTGTAGTGAGAAAACTTCAACAAAATTTAAGATTCTGGCAGGATGAGCTTGATACGTCACCTTTCGTTTTAA ATTATTACTTCTCAACGTTTGATTTAAAACATGGCTACCATCACATTCCCATTCATGAGCATGATCGAAATTATTTAGGATTTTCCTGGACTTTTCCAGATaacacagtcaaatattatcaaTTTCTCGTTTTACCATTCGGTCTGGCTAGCGCTTGTTACGTGTTTACAAAGCTGACAAGACCTTTGTTAACAAAATGGCGAAAAGACGGTATAAGATGTACTATGTATTTAGATGATGGTATTTTTGGTTCAAAATTAttagagacaacaaaaaagcattcTGCGATTATTCAAAACGATTTAGCAAGAGCAGGACTCACCATTAATCtagaaaaatcaaagtttgaGCCTCGTAAAACTGGAAAATGGCTCGGCTTTAACATCGATACCCGCACTAGCAAATTTTACGTTCCATCTGAAAAACTAAGTAAACTTTTCTCACTTGTGAAATTACCATTAAACAGCGATCGTGCAAGCGCAAAATTTATCTCAAAAATTGCCGGACGAATTATCTCAATGACTTTAGCTATTGGCCCTTTAACAAGACTTTTTACAAGGCACATGTACCGCTTTATAGAATCTCGTATAACTTGGCAAAAATTAGAAAC TGACAGTGGTTATGGGGGTTATGTTGTGCAACGGTTGGAAGATATTATCGCCAGGGGAAATTTTACTGCGGAAGAAAGACGTACAAGTTCTACTTACCGAGAACTTTTAGCTGTTAAACTTATTCTGCAAGCGGTAGGCCCACGTGTAAAAAATGAATCAGTTCAATGGTTTTCCGATAATGTTAATGTCACTCGAATTATAGAAGTAGGCAGCAGGAGACCGCATTTACAAAAACTCGCTTTAGAAATTTTTGATGCTTCAATGATTTATAATATCAAATTACAATCGTCATGGATCCCGAGGGAGGCAAATAACAAAGcagattttttatcaaaaataattgATTCCGACAACTGGGGGATAGACTACGAATCATTTAATTACATTCAACAGAAGTTTGGCATTTTTACAGTCGATCGTTTCGCCGATgacataaataagaaaattaacaactttaactcaaaatatttttgtccgaATTCGCGTGGTGTTAACGCGTTCACTTACAATTGGTTCGGTGATTTTAATTGGTTGTGCCCCCCTATTTCGTTAGTGAGCGATGTTCTAAATCATCTAAAACTTTGTAACGGTCGAGGCGTTCTATTAGTCCCTATGTGGCAATCATCATATTTCTGGCCATTGTTAACTCCGAACGGAATCTATTTTTACGAATTTGTAAAAGATTACTTGTTATTAGatccttatttttataattataccGCCA ATCACATCAATGTTGGTATTTGGGAAAAACTAGACGCGATACAAAACACTGCACTGAAGTCAAAAGCAGCAAATTTACCACAACTTTTACAAGCGGCTTACGCAAAGGAAACGATTATTAAATACAAAAGAGCTTGGCAAAAGTGGGTAGATTGGAGCTCTAAATATACTGAGGTCAACCATTGTCCTGCCGACCCATTTTtcgtatgtatttattttaacgaCTTGGTTATGGAAGGATGTTCAATAAGTACAATAATTTCGGCACCTTGTGGAATACGCTGGGGACACATTAATGCAGGTTTTTCGTCGCCAACAGACCACTCAATTGTTAAATTAGCCTTTGCAGGCGCAAAACGATTAGTCGGTAAAACGTGCAATAAGAAAGAGCCGTTCACAGTGGACATAATTAAAGAGATAATTGCATATTATGGAGAAAGTTCAAACTTCATGCACATGAGGTTTATAATGTTATGCGTGTTAGGATTCGCAGGATTCTTTCGCATTGGCGAATTATTAGCCTTAAAAGTTAAGGACCTGGAAGGTAAACCAGATTCATTTGAAATTAGTGTTAAAAAATCCAAAACGGATCAGCTAAGAGAAGGTCATATTGTGTACATAGCTCACACTGGTAATTCCACATGTCCAGTAACCTGGTTACGAAAGTATCTTTGTATGACTAATTTGAAATTTCAGCCGGATTCTTATTTAATTTGTCGTTTGGCGAAAACAAAGACAGGCCACAATGTGTTAGGGCATCTTTCTATATCCTACGAAAGCGCCAGAAAAACATTTCACGAATATTTGAATACAATTCAAAAAGTACCGGAAAATTTTGGGTTACATTCTTTACGCTCAGGTGGAGGTAGTGCTGCTGCAAATAACGGCGTCACTGACAGAATGATAAGTAAACACGGCAGGTGGTCATCAAGTTCCAGTAGGGATGGATACATAAAAGATAGCAAATCTCAACGACTCTCTGTAAGCAAAGATTTAGGATTGTAA